One Hordeum vulgare subsp. vulgare chromosome 4H, MorexV3_pseudomolecules_assembly, whole genome shotgun sequence DNA window includes the following coding sequences:
- the LOC123449161 gene encoding filament-like plant protein 4 yields MDRRSWPWKKKSSDKSSNADVLQNSNQAEQEDKVPKFVQISPETYAHLTDSEEQVKVLDEKVKTLNEKLSASQSEITTKDALVKQHAKVAEEAVSGWEKAEAEASALKVQLETVTLSKLAAEERAAHLDGALKECMKQVRTVKEEGEQKLHDVVFAKTKQWEKIKAELEEKLLEFDHELIRAGAENDALSRSLQERADLLMKIDEEKAQAEAEIEVLKSTIQSGEREINSLKYEVHVVTKELEIRNEEKNMSVRSADVATKQHLEDVKKITKLEAECQRLRGLVRKKLPGPAALAQMKMEVESLGMGRDYGDNRLRRSPAKNNSFHRPMSPMSPGPDYAFDNLQHMQKENEFLTARLLTMEEETKMLKEALTKRNSELQTSRTMYAKIAGKLRTLEVQMVTGNQRKSPSNPNMDIHFDGAHSQNGSNPPSMTSMSEDGVDDEGSCTESWANALVSELSHIKKDKVAKSSVTDGSNRLELMDDFLEMERLACLPSEANGHDNTVEKIKVVDAEAAVSGLTESDGVKDLQSVPLPGTPSSKQQLSEGSPLLKLQSRLSSLLDSESPQNNAGKVLNSIRNILKDIEEEADLMNASKMVEVSESESLMNQGKRLSIGSKHSMDQEVINAVLKIQDFVKSLDQEMSKQQRQSSDCDGLCEKIQQFSALVEKVLSNENVINDIILTLSHILSETSEIKFTMLRDSTNEADSNNLDYVDKVTLLENKVQPHSSSGPCPLIPHPSSHPEIVGPNDAGFDVKTAVQMCSLEDYEQLKSEKINLETELVRCSETIEDTKCRFSEMEKNLEELTSKLSASENSNSLAETQLKCMVESYKILESRKVELEKEIEVLQSKIEILTAELGDERQSHQDDLARYKDLEEKMERYENEQSSMPVDEVDDTKTKQDVEIAAAAEKLAECQETMMILGRQLQAMRPPAESMGASPTRQRMEDFLQDAAGTTEGGEYAQKPSGHHDTDQEMLESGNVSPLNGYKTHMTPSDVDGSPSLSMNSSKRPKHRSRSSSSSSFANQLPEKQSRGFSRFFAKGKE; encoded by the exons ATGGACCGGCGTAGTTGGCCGTGGAAGAAGAAATCATCGGACAAATCCTCAAATGCAGATGTCTTGCAGAACTCTAATCAAGCAGAACAG GAGGATAAAGTTCCGAAATTTGTGCAGATTTCACCAGAAACATATGCACATCTTACTGATTCTGAAGAACAAGTGAAGGTCTTGGATGAAAAGGTGAAAACCTTGAATGAGAAACTGTCTGCATCACAATCTGAGATCACTACCAAAGATGCCCTAGTGAAACAACATGCTAAAGTTGCTGAAGAAGCTGTATCAG GCTGGGAGAAAGCTGAAGCAGAGGCCTCGGCGCTGAAGGTTCAGCTAGAGACTGTTACATTGTCTAAGCTAGCAGCTGAGGAAAGAGCTGCCCATCTGGATGGTGCTCTAAAGGAATGCATGAAGCAAGTAAGAACTGTGAAGGAAGAAGGCGAGCAGAAGCTACATGATGTAGTTTTTGCGAAAACCAAACAGTGGGAGAAGATAAAGGCCGAGTTGGAAGAAAAGTTGCTTGAATTTGACCATGAGCTCATAAGGGCTGGTGCTGAGAATGATGCACTCTCAAGATCACTCCAAGAGCGGGCAGATTTGTTGATGAAAATTGATGAGGAAAAGGCTCAAGCAGAAGCTGAAATTGAAGTCTTGAAAAGCACAATTCAGTCAGGTGAAAGGGAAATAAATTCGCTGAAGTATGAAGTACATGTTGTCACCAAAGAGCTTGAAATCCGCAATGAAGAAAAGAACATGAGTGTGCGCTCAGCTGATGTAGCAACTAAACAGCACCTGGAGGATGTTAAGAAAATCACGAAGCTGGAAGCTGAATGCCAGAGATTGCGTGGTCTTGTTCGGAAAAAGTTACCAGGCCCTGCTGCATTAGCTCAGATGAAAATGGAAGTGGAGAGCCTGGGAATGGGCAGAGATTATGGAGACAACAGATTGCGACGATCCCCTGCAAAGAATAATAGCTTCCATCGTCCTATGTCCCCTATGTCTCCAGGTCCTGATTATGCTTTTGATAACCTGCAACACATGCAGAAGGAGAATGAGTTTCTGACTGCACGTTTGTTAACAATGGAAGAAGAAACCAAGatgctgaaagaggcattgacaaAACGGAACAGTGAGCTACAAACTTCAAGAACCATGTACGCTAAGATAGCAGGCAAGCTTCGCACCTTGGAAGTTCAAATGGTGACTGGTAACCAACGTAAGAGTCCATCAAACCCAAACATGGATATCCACTTTGATGGTGCACATAGTCAAAATGGAAGCAATCCACCTAGTATGACTTCAATGTCCgaagatggtgttgatgatgaaGGCAGTTGTACTGAGTCTTGGGCCAATGCTCTGGTATCTGAGCTCTCACACATCAAGAAAGATAAAGTAGCTAAGAGCAGTGTGACTGATGGCTCCAATCGGTTGGAACTGATGGATGACTTCCTAGAGATGGAGAGACTAGCTTGTTTGCCTTCTGAAGCCAATGGCCATGACAACACTGTTGAGAAAATAAAGGTCGTTGATGCTGAGGCTGCTGTATCTGGTCTTACTGAGAGTGATGGTGTTAAAGATTTGCAATCAGTACCATTGCCTGGAACTCCATCTAGTAAACAGCAGCTGTCCGAGGGATCTCCACTCTTGAAACTGCAGTCCAGATTATCTTCCTTGCTGGACTCTGAATCACCACAGAACAATGCTGGGAAGGTACTAAACAGTATCAGAAATATTCTTAAGGATATTGAGGAAGAGGCAGATTTAATGAATGCAAGCAAGATGGTTGAAGTTTCTGAAAGTGAATCATTAATGAACCAAGGCAAGAGGTTGAGCATTGGGAGTAAGCATTCCATGGATCAAGAAGTTATAAATGCAGTCTTGAAGATTCAAGACTTCGTCAAGTCACTTGATCAAGAAATGTCCAAGCAGCAAAGACAGTCTTCTGATTGTGATGGGCTTTGTGAGAAAATTCAGCAGTTCTCTGCGCTAGTTGAGAAAGTTCTATCAAATGAAAATGTCATAAATGACATCATTTTGACCCTATCTCACATCTTGTCAGAAACTAGTGAGATCAAGTTCACAATGTTGAGAGACAGCACCAATGAAGCAGACAGTAATAACTTGGATTATGTTGACAAAGTGACACTACTTGAAAATAAAGTGCAGCCCCATTCATCTTCTGGCCCTTGCCCACTTATTCCTCATCCATCTTCTCATCCTGAGATTGTGGGGCCTAATGATGCTGGATTCGATGTTAAGACTGCAGTGCAGATGTGCTCACTGGAGGACTACGAGCAACTTAAATCTGAGAAGATTAATCTGGAAACAGAATTAGTGAGATGCAGTGAAACGATAGAAGATACAAAGTGTAGATTTagtgagatggagaaaaacctggAAGAGCTTACATCCAAGTTGTCTGCCAGTGAGAATTCAAACAGCTTGGCTGAGACACAGTTGAAGTGTATGGTTGAATCCTACAAGATTCTTGAATCAAGGAAAGTTGAATTAGAAAAGGAAATAGAAGTGTTGCAGTCCAAAATAGAGATTTTAACAGCTGAACTCGGTGATGAAAGACAAAGTCATCAGGATGACTTAGCCAGATACAAAGATCTCGAAGAGAAGATGGAAAG GTATGAAAACGAGCAGAGTTCAATGCCTGTGGACGAGGTTGATGATACCAAAACCAAACAG GATGTAGAAATAGCGGCTGCAGCAGAAAAGCTTGCAGAGTGCCAGGAGACCATGATGATTCTTGGTCGTCAACTGCAAGCCATGCGTCCTCCAGCAGAGTCAATGGGTGCCTCGCCAACCCGGCAACGAATGGAGGACTTCTTGCAAGACGCGGCAGGAACAACCGAAGGAGGCGAGTATGCCCAGAAACCATCTGGCCATCATGATACAGACCAGGAAATGCTGGAGTCAGGGAATGTGTCTCCCCTCAACGGATACAAGACCCATATGACCCCTTCTGATGTGGACGGAAGCCCTTCCCTTTCAATGAACAGTTCCAAGCGCCCAAAGCATAGGTCGCGATCCTCATCCTCTTCCTCGTTTGCTAACCAGTTGCCCGAGAAACAAAGCCGGGGCTTTAGTCGGTTCTTCGCCAAGGGCAAAGAGTGA
- the LOC123449163 gene encoding histone H4 — protein sequence MSGRGKGGKGLGKGGAKRHRKVLRDNIQGITKPAIRRLARRGGVKRISGLIYEETRGVLKIFLENVIRDAVTYTEHARRKTVTAMDVVYALKRQGRTLYGFGG from the coding sequence ATGTCTGGCCGCGGCAAGGGCGGCAAGGGGCTCGGCAAGGGCGGAGCGAAGCGCCACCGGAAGGTGCTGCGCGACAACATCCAGGGCATCACGAAGCCGGCGATCCGGCGGCTGGCGCGTCGTGGTGGCGTGAAGCGCATCTCGGGGCTCATCTACGAGGAGACCCGCGGCGTGCTCAAGATCTTCCTCGAGAACGTCATCCGCGACGCCGTCACCTACACGGAGCACGCGCGCCGCAAGACCGTCACGGCCATGGACGTCGTCTACGCCCTCAAGCGCCAGGGCCGCACCCTCTACGGCTTCGGCGGCTAG